The following proteins come from a genomic window of Leopardus geoffroyi isolate Oge1 chromosome A3, O.geoffroyi_Oge1_pat1.0, whole genome shotgun sequence:
- the SIX3 gene encoding homeobox protein SIX3 isoform X4 → MNIYPPLLPAPGFPYLSAGQSMVFRSPLDLYSSHFLLPNFADPHHRSLLLASSGGGNGAGGGGGGAGGGGNCAGGGGAGGAGGGGSGGGSRAPPEELSMFQLPTLNFSPEQVASVCETLEETGDIERLGRFLWSLPVAPGACEAINKHESILRARAVVAFHTGNFRDLYHILENHKFTKESHGKLQAMWLEAHYQEAEKLRGRPLGPVDKYRVRKKFPLPRTIWDGEQKTHCFKERTRSLLREWYLQDPYPNPSKKRELAQATGLTPTQVGNWFKNRRQRDRAAAAKNRLQHQAIGPSGMRSLAEPGCPTHGSAESPSTAASPTTSVSSLTERADTGTSILSENPGGK, encoded by the exons ATGAATATTTATCCGCCGCTGCTTCCTGCTCCCGGCTTCCCTTACCTTTCCGCAG gtCAGTCCATGGTATTCCGCTCCCCCCTAGACCTCTATTCCTCCCACTTCTTGTTGCCAAACTTCGCTGATCCTCATCACCGCTCCCTACTTCTGGCGAGTAGCGGCGGCGGGAACGgtgcgggcggcggcggcggcggcgcgggcggcggcgggaaCTGTGCGGGAGGCGGCGGTGCTGGCGGAgcaggcggcggcggcagcggcggcggctcCAGGGCCCCCCCGGAAGAGTTGTCCATGTTCCAGCTGCCCACCCTCAACTTCTCGCCGGAGCAGGTGGCCAGCGTCTGCGAGACGCTGGAGGAGACGGGCGACATCGAGCGGCTGGGCCGCTTCCTCTGGTCGCTGCCCGTGGCCCCCGGGGCGTGCGAGGCCATCAACAAGCACGAGTCGATCCTGCGCGCGCGCGCCGTGGTCGCCTTCCACACGGGCAACTTCCGCGACCTCTACCACATCCTGGAGAACCACAAGTTCACCAAGGAGTCTCACGGCAAGCTGCAGGCCATGTGGCTCGAGGCGCACTACCAGGAGGCCGAGAAGCTGCGCGGCCGCCCGCTCGGCCCGGTGGACAAGTACCGCGTGCGCAAGAAGTTCCCGCTGCCGCGCACCATCTGGGACGGCGAGCAGAAGACGCATTGCTTCAAGGAGCGGACTCGGAGCCTGCTGCGGGAGTGGTACCTGCAGGACCCCTACCCCAACCCCAGCAAGAAACGCGAACTGGCGCAGGCCACCGGCCTCACTCCCACACAAGTAGGCAACTGGTTTAAGAACCGGAGGCAGCGCGACCGCGCCGCGGCGGCCAAGAACAG GCTCCAACACCAGGCCATCGGACCGAGCGGCATGCGTTCGCTGGCCGAGCCCGGCTGCCCCACGCACGGCTCGGCAGAGTCGCCGTCTACGGCGGCCAGCCCCACCACCAGCGTGTCCAGCCTGACGGAGCGCGCGGACACCGGCACCTCCATCCTCTCG
- the SIX3 gene encoding homeobox protein SIX3 isoform X3, translating into MNIYPPLLPAPGFPYLSAGQSMVFRSPLDLYSSHFLLPNFADPHHRSLLLASSGGGNGAGGGGGGAGGGGNCAGGGGAGGAGGGGSGGGSRAPPEELSMFQLPTLNFSPEQVASVCETLEETGDIERLGRFLWSLPVAPGACEAINKHESILRARAVVAFHTGNFRDLYHILENHKFTKESHGKLQAMWLEAHYQEAEKLRGRPLGPVDKYRVRKKFPLPRTIWDGEQKTHCFKERTRSLLREWYLQDPYPNPSKKRELAQATGLTPTQVGNWFKNRRQRDRAAAAKNRLQHQAIGPSGMRSLAEPGCPTHGSAESPSTAASPTTSVSSLTERADTGTSILSVTSSDSECDV; encoded by the exons ATGAATATTTATCCGCCGCTGCTTCCTGCTCCCGGCTTCCCTTACCTTTCCGCAG gtCAGTCCATGGTATTCCGCTCCCCCCTAGACCTCTATTCCTCCCACTTCTTGTTGCCAAACTTCGCTGATCCTCATCACCGCTCCCTACTTCTGGCGAGTAGCGGCGGCGGGAACGgtgcgggcggcggcggcggcggcgcgggcggcggcgggaaCTGTGCGGGAGGCGGCGGTGCTGGCGGAgcaggcggcggcggcagcggcggcggctcCAGGGCCCCCCCGGAAGAGTTGTCCATGTTCCAGCTGCCCACCCTCAACTTCTCGCCGGAGCAGGTGGCCAGCGTCTGCGAGACGCTGGAGGAGACGGGCGACATCGAGCGGCTGGGCCGCTTCCTCTGGTCGCTGCCCGTGGCCCCCGGGGCGTGCGAGGCCATCAACAAGCACGAGTCGATCCTGCGCGCGCGCGCCGTGGTCGCCTTCCACACGGGCAACTTCCGCGACCTCTACCACATCCTGGAGAACCACAAGTTCACCAAGGAGTCTCACGGCAAGCTGCAGGCCATGTGGCTCGAGGCGCACTACCAGGAGGCCGAGAAGCTGCGCGGCCGCCCGCTCGGCCCGGTGGACAAGTACCGCGTGCGCAAGAAGTTCCCGCTGCCGCGCACCATCTGGGACGGCGAGCAGAAGACGCATTGCTTCAAGGAGCGGACTCGGAGCCTGCTGCGGGAGTGGTACCTGCAGGACCCCTACCCCAACCCCAGCAAGAAACGCGAACTGGCGCAGGCCACCGGCCTCACTCCCACACAAGTAGGCAACTGGTTTAAGAACCGGAGGCAGCGCGACCGCGCCGCGGCGGCCAAGAACAG GCTCCAACACCAGGCCATCGGACCGAGCGGCATGCGTTCGCTGGCCGAGCCCGGCTGCCCCACGCACGGCTCGGCAGAGTCGCCGTCTACGGCGGCCAGCCCCACCACCAGCGTGTCCAGCCTGACGGAGCGCGCGGACACCGGCACCTCCATCCTCTCGGTAACCTCCAGCGACTCGGAATGTGATGTATGA
- the SIX3 gene encoding homeobox protein SIX3 isoform X5 — MNIYPPLLPAPGFPYLSAGQSMVFRSPLDLYSSHFLLPNFADPHHRSLLLASSGGGNGAGGGGGGAGGGGNCAGGGGAGGAGGGGSGGGSRAPPEELSMFQLPTLNFSPEQVASVCETLEETGDIERLGRFLWSLPVAPGACEAINKHESILRARAVVAFHTGNFRDLYHILENHKFTKESHGKLQAMWLEAHYQEAEKLRGRPLGPVDKYRVRKKFPLPRTIWDGEQKTHCFKERTRSLLREWYLQDPYPNPSKKRELAQATGLTPTQVGNWFKNRRQRDRAAAAKNRLQHQAIGPSGMRSLAEPGCPTHGSAESPSTAASPTTSVSSLTERADTGTSILSTG, encoded by the exons ATGAATATTTATCCGCCGCTGCTTCCTGCTCCCGGCTTCCCTTACCTTTCCGCAG gtCAGTCCATGGTATTCCGCTCCCCCCTAGACCTCTATTCCTCCCACTTCTTGTTGCCAAACTTCGCTGATCCTCATCACCGCTCCCTACTTCTGGCGAGTAGCGGCGGCGGGAACGgtgcgggcggcggcggcggcggcgcgggcggcggcgggaaCTGTGCGGGAGGCGGCGGTGCTGGCGGAgcaggcggcggcggcagcggcggcggctcCAGGGCCCCCCCGGAAGAGTTGTCCATGTTCCAGCTGCCCACCCTCAACTTCTCGCCGGAGCAGGTGGCCAGCGTCTGCGAGACGCTGGAGGAGACGGGCGACATCGAGCGGCTGGGCCGCTTCCTCTGGTCGCTGCCCGTGGCCCCCGGGGCGTGCGAGGCCATCAACAAGCACGAGTCGATCCTGCGCGCGCGCGCCGTGGTCGCCTTCCACACGGGCAACTTCCGCGACCTCTACCACATCCTGGAGAACCACAAGTTCACCAAGGAGTCTCACGGCAAGCTGCAGGCCATGTGGCTCGAGGCGCACTACCAGGAGGCCGAGAAGCTGCGCGGCCGCCCGCTCGGCCCGGTGGACAAGTACCGCGTGCGCAAGAAGTTCCCGCTGCCGCGCACCATCTGGGACGGCGAGCAGAAGACGCATTGCTTCAAGGAGCGGACTCGGAGCCTGCTGCGGGAGTGGTACCTGCAGGACCCCTACCCCAACCCCAGCAAGAAACGCGAACTGGCGCAGGCCACCGGCCTCACTCCCACACAAGTAGGCAACTGGTTTAAGAACCGGAGGCAGCGCGACCGCGCCGCGGCGGCCAAGAACAG GCTCCAACACCAGGCCATCGGACCGAGCGGCATGCGTTCGCTGGCCGAGCCCGGCTGCCCCACGCACGGCTCGGCAGAGTCGCCGTCTACGGCGGCCAGCCCCACCACCAGCGTGTCCAGCCTGACGGAGCGCGCGGACACCGGCACCTCCATCCTCTCG